In Bacillus toyonensis BCT-7112, a single window of DNA contains:
- a CDS encoding YfhJ family protein, which produces MNDIYEALTKELLDKNDKLSYGQARAWVELLWEDFQTTYAKSGRYQGEEMTEQVVRTWINNHGARLHEMRTNNPKYSHLINQEDHLKH; this is translated from the coding sequence ATGAATGATATTTATGAAGCATTAACGAAAGAATTATTAGACAAGAATGACAAGCTTTCTTACGGACAAGCTCGTGCGTGGGTTGAATTACTTTGGGAAGATTTTCAAACAACTTATGCGAAATCAGGTCGTTATCAAGGTGAGGAAATGACTGAGCAAGTAGTAAGAACATGGATTAATAATCATGGAGCGCGTCTTCATGAAATGCGTACAAATAATCCGAAATACAGCCATTTAATTAATCAAGAAGACCATTTAAAACATTAA
- a CDS encoding small, acid-soluble spore protein K has product MGKQAEFWSESKNNSKIDGQPKAKSRFASKRPNGTINTHPQERMRAANQQEE; this is encoded by the coding sequence ATGGGTAAACAAGCCGAATTTTGGTCTGAGTCAAAAAACAACAGCAAAATCGACGGTCAGCCGAAAGCGAAATCACGCTTCGCTTCGAAACGACCTAACGGCACAATTAACACGCACCCACAAGAACGTATGCGTGCTGCAAATCAGCAGGAAGAGTAG